The Chryseobacterium indicum genome includes a window with the following:
- a CDS encoding SDR family oxidoreductase: MNSNNEQKNLRGKTVVITGGSSGVGRAAAEAFALEGCNIVVAARGKEALDETVALCRDLGVSAMAVPTDVSIAGDVQNLANKALQFNGRIDIWVNNAGVMSSGKFEEIPMDINEQVIKTNLFGYMHGAYSALPVFKKQEEGILINNVSIGGFMPAPYSAVYSSTKFGIRGLMECLHGEISDFPQIHICNIYPQIQRSTGNMHSAKYSGLDFKIPPFAADPRDTAAKMVELAKNPKKDLFPDFTSMVLKNVYGLFPKPVINSASAVMRLMMKVKNAPSDSGNILEPSSEPHRIYGETMLPAPSRKTKMALLAGLGLGLAYMFVKIKSGSSDNA, translated from the coding sequence ATGAATTCTAATAATGAACAAAAAAATCTCAGAGGAAAAACCGTAGTAATTACCGGTGGAAGCAGTGGAGTAGGAAGAGCGGCTGCGGAAGCATTTGCTTTGGAAGGCTGTAATATTGTAGTTGCGGCAAGAGGTAAGGAAGCTCTGGACGAAACAGTTGCTCTGTGCAGGGATTTAGGCGTTTCGGCGATGGCTGTTCCAACGGATGTCTCTATTGCGGGCGATGTTCAGAATTTAGCCAATAAAGCATTGCAGTTCAACGGCAGAATAGATATTTGGGTAAACAATGCAGGGGTAATGTCGAGCGGAAAATTCGAAGAAATCCCAATGGATATCAACGAACAGGTGATTAAGACTAATCTTTTTGGCTATATGCATGGCGCGTACAGTGCTTTGCCTGTCTTTAAAAAGCAGGAAGAAGGAATTTTAATTAATAATGTCTCTATCGGCGGTTTTATGCCTGCTCCGTACAGTGCGGTTTATTCGTCCACAAAATTTGGCATTCGTGGACTGATGGAATGTCTTCACGGCGAAATTTCAGATTTTCCGCAGATCCATATCTGTAATATTTATCCGCAGATCCAGCGTTCAACGGGAAATATGCATTCGGCAAAATATTCAGGGCTGGATTTTAAAATTCCTCCTTTTGCGGCAGATCCGAGAGATACGGCTGCTAAAATGGTAGAATTAGCTAAAAATCCTAAAAAAGATTTGTTTCCGGATTTTACGTCTATGGTATTGAAAAATGTGTACGGATTATTTCCAAAGCCTGTAATTAACAGTGCTTCAGCAGTTATGAGGCTTATGATGAAGGTGAAAAATGCTCCTTCAGATTCAGGCAATATTTTAGAACCATCTTCGGAACCTCACCGGATTTACGGAGAAACGATGCTTCCGGCTCCTTCCAGAAAGACAAAAATGGCACTTTTAGCGGGATTGGGATTAGGGTTGGCTTATATGTTTGTGAAAATAAAATCCGGCTCTTCTGATAATGCTTAA
- a CDS encoding sigma-54-dependent transcriptional regulator, with protein MVRIFLVDDDPFFGEMLKYHLELNPDYEVFLYSSGRECLSELYRNPDIICIDFGLPDIQGDDLFKQIKGIYPSLPIIVISGQENISVAIDFLKQGAKDYIVKNEHTKELLWNSIIRLRENISLKQEVEELKDELEKKYSFEKTIIGQSESIKNIFSKINKALKSNINVSVTGETGTGKEVVARAIHYHSSRKNKPFVAVNMAAIPKDLVESEFFGHEKGAFTGATDKSVGKFEQANGGTIFLDEIAELDLNLQSKLLRALQEREITRVGGTQKIKLDVRLIIATHKNLANEVKKGNFREDLYYRVIGLPIELPPLRERDQDTLILAKHFIDLFAKENKIKPLSLSSDARKKLMKYSFPGNIRELKSVVDLACVMAEGNEITADDISFYSLEKESEVFLSEQKTLKQYTTDIILHFLKENNNDVIKTAKILDIGKSTVYNLINSVDLKKTKE; from the coding sequence ATGGTCAGAATTTTCCTTGTGGATGATGATCCATTCTTCGGAGAAATGCTAAAATATCATCTTGAGCTTAATCCTGATTATGAAGTTTTTCTTTATAGTTCGGGCAGAGAATGTCTTTCTGAACTTTACCGGAATCCTGATATCATTTGTATTGATTTTGGACTGCCGGACATACAGGGAGATGACCTTTTTAAGCAGATTAAAGGCATATATCCAAGCCTGCCGATCATCGTAATCAGCGGTCAGGAAAATATTTCCGTTGCTATAGATTTCCTAAAACAGGGAGCAAAAGACTATATTGTAAAAAATGAACATACAAAAGAACTTTTGTGGAACTCCATCATCCGTCTTAGAGAAAATATCTCTTTAAAACAGGAGGTCGAAGAACTGAAAGATGAACTTGAAAAAAAATACAGTTTCGAGAAAACGATCATCGGACAAAGTGAATCTATTAAAAATATTTTTTCAAAAATTAATAAGGCTCTGAAATCCAACATTAATGTCTCTGTAACCGGAGAAACGGGAACCGGTAAAGAAGTTGTAGCAAGGGCAATTCATTACCATTCCTCCCGAAAAAACAAACCTTTTGTTGCGGTAAATATGGCAGCAATCCCAAAAGATCTGGTAGAAAGTGAATTTTTCGGACATGAAAAAGGCGCATTTACAGGCGCTACAGATAAATCGGTCGGAAAATTTGAACAGGCAAACGGCGGAACTATTTTTCTGGACGAAATTGCAGAACTGGATCTCAATCTTCAGAGCAAGCTTCTCCGCGCTTTACAGGAAAGAGAAATTACAAGAGTTGGCGGAACTCAAAAAATAAAATTAGATGTAAGACTCATTATTGCCACTCATAAAAACCTTGCAAATGAAGTAAAAAAAGGGAACTTCAGAGAAGATCTTTATTATCGTGTTATTGGTCTTCCGATAGAATTACCGCCACTGCGGGAAAGAGATCAGGACACTTTAATTCTTGCAAAACATTTTATTGATCTTTTTGCCAAAGAAAACAAAATAAAACCACTGAGCCTGTCTTCGGATGCCAGAAAAAAACTCATGAAATACAGTTTTCCGGGGAATATAAGAGAACTGAAATCTGTAGTGGATCTTGCCTGTGTAATGGCAGAAGGCAATGAAATAACCGCGGACGATATCAGCTTTTACAGCCTGGAAAAAGAATCCGAAGTTTTTCTTTCCGAGCAAAAAACCCTGAAACAGTACACTACAGATATTATTCTTCATTTTCTGAAAGAAAATAATAATGATGTTATTAAGACGGCCAAAATATTAGACATAGGAAAATCCACTGTTTATAACCTCATCAACAGTGTAGATCTAAAAAAAACTAAAGAATAA
- a CDS encoding FIST signal transduction protein, with translation MKVAKLLFAGGNWISERNDDELDDHKVQLILGYGCRNILENPDFFDIIKTKFPNAEIALCSSSGEIFCNEVFDETVTVTAIEFFSAQIKTQQIDINDFQNSYEAGKAVIGNLPHENLRWVFVLSDGSKVNGSQLVKGLNEGRPEGVLISGGLAGDSDRFEKTVVGLNEAPVSNKIVAIGFYGHTLKLSHASFGGWESFGLERTVTKSQNNILVEIDNKNALDLYKSYLGKYAEELPSSALLFPLSLKIDEDSAPVVRTILSINEKNNMMIFAGDLPEGSHVRFMKANLDRLIDAANDAANACLQMNPDPKLGIIVSCVGRKMVLGERVAEEVEIVRDVLGENTFLNGFYSYGEISPVKPFGDCALHNQTITITTVNEIR, from the coding sequence ATGAAAGTTGCTAAACTACTTTTTGCAGGCGGAAACTGGATATCTGAAAGAAACGATGACGAACTGGACGATCATAAAGTTCAATTGATACTGGGATACGGCTGCCGAAACATTCTTGAAAACCCAGATTTCTTTGATATCATAAAAACAAAGTTCCCAAACGCGGAAATTGCCTTATGTTCTTCTTCGGGAGAAATTTTTTGCAATGAAGTATTTGATGAAACTGTAACAGTTACCGCCATTGAATTTTTCTCTGCACAGATAAAAACCCAACAGATTGATATTAATGATTTCCAAAACAGTTATGAAGCCGGAAAAGCAGTAATCGGAAATCTGCCTCATGAAAACCTCAGATGGGTTTTTGTTTTGTCGGACGGAAGCAAAGTGAACGGAAGCCAGCTGGTGAAAGGCCTTAATGAAGGACGGCCGGAAGGCGTATTAATATCCGGAGGATTGGCGGGTGACAGCGACCGTTTCGAAAAAACCGTTGTAGGTCTTAATGAAGCTCCGGTGAGTAATAAAATCGTTGCCATTGGTTTTTATGGACATACACTGAAACTTTCTCACGCATCATTTGGCGGCTGGGAAAGCTTCGGGCTGGAAAGAACTGTTACCAAATCCCAAAACAATATCCTTGTTGAGATCGATAATAAAAATGCTCTCGACCTCTATAAAAGCTATCTGGGAAAATATGCAGAAGAACTCCCAAGTTCTGCCCTGCTCTTTCCATTATCTTTAAAAATTGACGAAGACTCTGCTCCCGTGGTAAGAACCATACTTTCCATTAATGAAAAGAATAACATGATGATTTTCGCAGGAGATCTGCCGGAAGGAAGCCATGTAAGATTTATGAAAGCCAATCTGGACCGCCTCATTGATGCTGCGAATGACGCTGCCAATGCATGTCTTCAGATGAATCCGGATCCTAAACTGGGGATTATTGTAAGCTGCGTTGGAAGAAAAATGGTTCTCGGAGAGCGAGTTGCTGAAGAAGTAGAGATTGTGAGAGATGTTTTGGGTGAAAATACCTTTCTTAACGGCTTTTATTCTTATGGAGAAATTTCCCCGGTGAAGCCTTTCGGAGACTGTGCACTTCACAATCAGACAATTACCATCACCACTGTAAATGAAATACGATAG